A region of Carassius gibelio isolate Cgi1373 ecotype wild population from Czech Republic chromosome B11, carGib1.2-hapl.c, whole genome shotgun sequence DNA encodes the following proteins:
- the pde12 gene encoding 2',5'-phosphodiesterase 12, whose translation MLFFPALMLNRLTKLFSRYIPPSSILRTIRNLKMERCVVRCVPRESKLTISFNLNGSNKQMLRDQTEPLGKALARIANSQNKAKKSKPNKEKTETPEAGELEISLRVNETRVPEDTVNARAWLDGAVLHIGDIKYKVELNPPTFTLSELPKSLMAGFPVCPKLEIEFGDLKLSKFKWFKERSPNSHISGDQDSWMEAGCERVFTPSNQDIGLKVMLKCTPGDGSRFGEPKDLVSSGVVEAGPGTCSFDTRHMFTQKISDESSLRVVSYNILADIYAQTDLSKTVLYPYCAPYALEMDYRQNLIKKELSGYNADIVCLQEVDKGAFVDSLSPALDAFGLEGVFRIKERQHEGLATYFRRSKLRLVQQYDIMLSEALMTDPLHQELMEKVSTNPSLKEKIGSRSTMLQVTVLQSLCDPSRILCVGNTHLYWHPKGGNIRLVQIAVALKHMKQVVTEKHPGAGLIFSGDFNSTPSSGLFQLVCDGSVSENHADWASNGPEEQIQVGLMNPFQLASACGVPAFTNYVGGFQGCLDYIFVEPHVLQVEQVIPLPSLQEVTTCVALPSVSHPSDHIALVCDLKWK comes from the exons ATGTTGTTCTTCCCCGCGCTCATGTTGAACCGGCTTACCAAGCTATTTTCCCGTTACATTCCCCCTTCTTCAATCCTAAGAACCATCAGAAACCTGAAGATGGAGAGATGTGTGGTGAGATGCGTGCCTCGCGAGTCCAAACTGACCATCTCGTTCAATTTGAACGGCAGTAACAAACAGATGCTGAGAGATCAGACCGAACCGCTGGGGAAAGCACTGGCTCGAATAGCCAACAGCCAAAACAAAGCGAAGAAATCCAaaccaaacaaagaaaaaaccgaGACCCCAGAAGCGGGTGAACTAGAAATCAGCCTGCGCGTGAACGAAACCCGCGTTCCCGAGGACACCGTGAACGCGCGCGCCTGGCTAGATGGAGCAGTGCTGCATATCGGTGATATTAAGTATAAAGTAGAACTGAATCCTCCAACATTCACTCTATCCGAGCTCCCAAAATCTCTAATGGCAGGGTTTCCAGTTTGTCCCAAACTAGAGATAGAGTTTGGAGATCTGAAGCTCTCTAAGTTCAAATGGTTCAAAGAAAGATCTCCTAATTCACATATAAGTGGAGATCAAGACTCCTGGATGGAGGCTGGATGTGAGCGTGTGTTCACACCATCCAATCAGGACATAGGTTTGAAGGTGATGCTGAAATGCACGCCTGGGGACGGATCCAGGTTCGGGGAACCTAAGGATCTGGTATCTTCAGGCGTAGTTGAAGCCGGTCCGGGAACATGCAGCTTTGACACCAGACACATGTTCACTCAGAAGATCTCTGATGAATCTTCACTGAGGGTTGTGTCTTACAACATCCTAGCTGACATCTACGCTCAAACTGATCTTTCCAAAACGGTCCTGTATCCTTACTGTGCACCATACGCTTTAGAAATGGACTACAGACAGAATCTGATCAAGAAGGAGCTGTCAGGGTACAACGCTGACATCGTTTGCCTCCAGGAGGTGGATAAAGGCGCTTTTGTAGATAGTTTATCTCCTGCGTTAGATGCGTTTGGATTGGAAGGGGTTTTTAGGATCAAGGAAAGGCAGCATGAAGGTCTGGCCACGTATTTTCGGAGGTCTAAGTTGAGATTGGTCCAGCAGTATGATATTATGCTGAGCGAGGCTTTGATGACGGATCCGCTTCATCAGGAGCTGATGGAGAAAGTGTCCACTAATCCCAGCTTGAAGGAGAAGATTGGAAGCAGGTCCACGATGCTGCAG GTGACCGTCTTGCAGTCGTTGTGTGACCCGTCAAGGATATTATGTGTGGGAAACACACACCTGTACTGGCACCCTAAAG GGGGAAACATTCGACTGGTTCAGATTGCAGTGGCCCTGAAACACATGAAGCAGGTTGTGACAGAGAAGCATCCTGGAGCCGGACTCATATTCTCGGGTGATTTCAACAGCACGCCCTCCTCCGGTCTCTTCCAGCTCGTCTGTGACGGATCCGTCTCGGAGAATCATGCCGACTGGGCCTCTAATGGACCGGAAGAGCAGATCCAGGTGGGACTGATGAACCCGTTCCAGCTGGCCAGTGCTTGCGGGGTCCCAGCTTTCACTAACTACGTCGGAGGCTTCCAGGGCTGTCTGGACTATATTTTCGTGGAGCCGCATGTGCTTCAGGTGGAGCAGGTGATTCCTCTACCCAGCCTCCAGGAGGTCACGACCTGCGTGGCTCTTCCGAGCGTCTCGCACCCGTCGGATCACATCGCACTGGTGTGTGACCTCAAGTGGAAGTGA